The Falco cherrug isolate bFalChe1 chromosome 15, bFalChe1.pri, whole genome shotgun sequence genome includes a region encoding these proteins:
- the LOC106631235 gene encoding nuclear pore glycoprotein p62-like: MNQFNFGSGAAGGGFALGTPKTAATTATTGFSFSTPAASAGFSFGSAAQAPASSQPAGLFSFSRPGGAAQPASFSFGTPATAAAAPAANVFPLGTAAPKLNFGGSSATQATGITAGFGFGSSVPASAPSSQAAAPSGFVFGSTGTATTAAATTTTTAPSGTTGGFSFSSGTAAQAGTAGFNIGTAAPQAAPTGLTFGAAPAAAATTAATLGAATQSATPFSLGGQSTGVNFGTLPSTAATAATSAPAATLTASTSQGPTLSFGTKLGVTSTAATSASTTTTSILGSTGPTLLAPIASSSAPTSSTTTGLTLGAPSTGTGSLGTLGFGLKIPGTTAAATSTATGTTSASGFALNLKPLTTTGAIGAVTSTAAITTTTTTSAPPVMTYAQLESLINKWSLELEDQEKHFLHQATQVNAWDQTLIENGEKITSLHREVEKVKLDQKRLDQELDFILSQQKELEDLLTPLEESVKEQSGTIYLQHADEERERTYKLAENIDAQLKRMAQDLKDITEHLNTSRGPADTSDPLQQICKILNAHMDSLQWIDQNSAVLQRKVEEVTKVCESRRKEQERSFRITFD, translated from the exons ATGAACCAGTTCAACTTCGGGTCGggcgcggcgggaggcggctTCGCTCTGGGCACGCCGAAGACGGCCGCCACCACGGCCACGACCGGCTTCTCCTTCTCGACGCCCGCCGCCTCGGCGGGCTTCAGCTTCGGCAGCGCGGCCCAGGCGCCCGCCAGCAGCCAGCCCGCCGGGCTCTTCTCCTTCAGCAGGCCGGGCGGTGCCGCGCAGCCCGCCAGCTTCAGCTTCGGGACGCCGGCCACGGCCGCCGCGGCGCCGGCGGCAAACGTGTTCCCGCTGGG gaCAGCTGCCCCAAAACTCAACTTTGGAGGCAGTAGTGCCACTCAGGCTACAGGAATCACAGCAGGCTTTGGGTTTGGTAGCTCTGTACCAGCCAGTGCGCCCTCAAGTCAAGCAGCAGCCCCTTCTGGCTTTGTGTTTGGATCCACTGGCACCGCCACCACTGCTGCCGCCACCACCACGACCACCGCTCCGTCTGGGACGACCGGAGGGTTCAGTTTTTCCAGTGGTACTGCAGCTCAGGCCGGAACGGCCGGCTTCAACATCGGCACTGCGGCTCCGCAAGCAGCGCCCACAGGGTTGACCTTtggagcagcacctgcagctgctgccaccactgctgccaCCTTAGGAGCTGCCACCCAGTCAGCGACCCCCTTCAGCCTTGGGGGTCAGTCCACAG GTGTAAACTTTGGGACATTGCcttcaacagcagcaacagcagccacTAGTGCGCCTGCAGCAACGCTGACCGCTAGTACCAGCCAGGGACCCACTCTGTCCTTTGGAACCAAACTTGGAG taaCATCCACAGCTGCTACCAGTGCCTCTACCACCACAACCTCGATTCTTGGTTCGACGGGGCCTACGTTGCTCGCGCCTATAGCGAGTTCTTCAGCACCGACATCGTCTACCACCACAGGCCTCACAC TTGGTGCCCCTTCCACTGGGACAGGCAGTCTTGGAACGCTTGGGTTTGGATTAAAAATTCCTGGAACAACAGCTGCCGCAACAAGCACTGCTACTG GCACCACTTCTGCTTCTGGCTTTGCTTTGAATCTTAAGCCATTAACTACGACTGGTGCTATTGGAGCTGTGACTTCTACAGCTGCCataaccaccaccacaaccaccag TGCGCCCCCAGTGATGACTTATGCCCAGCTGGAGAGTCTGATAAACAAGTGGAGTCTGGAACTGGAAGACCAAGAGAAACACTTTCTCCATCAAGCTACGCAAGTTAATGCCTGGGACCAGACGCTGATAGAGAATGGGGAGAAG ATTACTTCATTACACAGAGAAGTAGAGAAAGTGAAGCTTGATCAGAAGAG actGGATCAGGAACTGGACTTCATTCTGTCACAGCAGAAAGAGCTTGAAGACTTGTTGACCCCTCTGGAGGAGTCTGTGAAGGAGCAGAGTGGGACTATCTACTTGCAGCACGCGGATGAAGAACGGGAGAGGAC CTATAAACTGGCTGAAAATATTGATGCTCAGTTGAAGCGTATGGCACAagatctgaaagacatcactgAGCACTTGAATACATCAAGAGGCCCGGCAGACACGAGCGACCCG CTTCAGCAGATCTGTAAAATTTTGAATGCACACATGGATTCCTTGCAGTGGATTGACCAGAATTCAG CTGTGTTGCAGAGAAAGGTTGAAGAGGTGACAAAGGTTTGTGAGAGCCGCCGCAAAGAGCAAGAGCGCAGTTTTCGGATCACTTTTGATTGA
- the DNAAF6 gene encoding dynein axonemal assembly factor 6 encodes MDSASSLQYLAKLLSNAQEGDDDDDEHVPHCSVSSMTPGSIGPVKRETAGTSQVKSETRKTIWNTEEVPEGSEYDDTWDPREQPEYQILFKQCVGTEDVFFGMSRKDHSTACCEDMVIKIKLPETKYSDITLDIQDKVLDLRTPQKKLLLHLPYPVDSKNGKACFLSEEETLEVTLRLSREFDFINFF; translated from the exons ATGGACAGTGCCTCCTCTTTGCAGTACCTTGCCAAACTGCTTAGTAATGCTCAAGaaggtgatgatgatgatgatgaacaCGTG CCACACTGTTCTGTCAGCTCCATGACTCCTGGTAGTATTGGACCGGTAAAGAGAGAGACCGCTG GTACTTCTCAAGTGAAATCTGAAACCAGGAAAACTATTTGGAATACAGAGGAGGTCCCAGAAGGATCTGAATATGATGATACCTGGGACCCTAGAGAACAGCCAGA gtaTCAGATTTTATTCAAACAGTGTGTGGGCACAGAGGATGTCTTCTTTGGGATGAGCAGGAAAGACCACTCCACAGCCTGCTGTGAAGATATGGTG attaaaatcAAGCTGCCAGAGACAAAGTACTCAGACATTACATTAGATATCCAGGACAAGGTTCTTGACCTTCGAACTCCCCAAAA aaagctgctgctgcacctgccCTACCCTGTAGACAGCAAGAATGGTAAagcttgttttctctctgaagagGAGACCTTGGAAGTCACCTTAAGACTATCAAGGGAGTTTGATTTCATAAATTTTTTCTGA